A stretch of the Arachis stenosperma cultivar V10309 chromosome 6, arast.V10309.gnm1.PFL2, whole genome shotgun sequence genome encodes the following:
- the LOC130932916 gene encoding WAT1-related protein At5g07050-like, with translation MEVNNNNNGGCCCGSYFQRCKPYIAMISLQFGYAGMNIITKVSLNRGMSHYVLVVYRHAFATAAIAPFALVLERKVRPKITFLMFMQMFVLGLLGPVIDQNLYYMGLKFTSPTYSCALSNMLPAMTFVMAVIFRMEILDMRKVRCQAKVIGTVVTVVGAMLMTLYKGQVINFFWSHYMHHPRNYVPDNTTTNSGETDWVKGSILLIFATLAWASFFILQAVTLRKYPAQLSLTAIVCFLGTLQSIAVTFVMEHSPNVWTIGWDMNLLAAAYAGIVSSGIAYYVQGIVMQRRGPVFVTAFSPLMMIIVAVMGSFILAENIYLGGVIGAILIVVGLYSVLWGKYKEHKEKEAENIITDEPIKCCGNQIARLETVIEDSESNDIEMQKGDDNNNNNEACNELSVTIISNNNNNDNDVTKA, from the exons atggaagtaaacaacaacaacaatggtggatgTTGTTGTGGAAGTTATTTTCAGAGGTGCAAGCCTTACATAGCAATGATATCTCTGCAATTTGGGTATGCCGGAATGAACATAATCACAAAGGTTTCTCTCAACCGCGGCATGAGCCACTATGTTCTTGTTGTCTATAGACATGCCTTTGCTACTGCTGCTATTGCTCCCTTTGCTCTTGTTCTTGAGAG GAAAGTGAGGCCTAAGATCACATTCCTTATGTTCATGCAAATGTTTGTGTTGGGTCTTCTTGG GCCTGTGATTGATCAGAACTTATACTACATGGGTTTGAAATTTACATCCCCAACATACTCGTGTGCTCTAAGCAACATGCTCCCTGCAATGACGTTTGTGATGGCAGTTATTTTCAG GATGGAGATATTGGACATGAGAAAAGTGAGGTGCCAAGCTAAGGTGATTGGAACTGTGGTAACAGTAGTTGGGGCAATGTTAATGACATTGTACAAAGGCCAAGTCATTAACTTCTTCTGGTCTCATTACATGCACCACCCAAGAAACTATGTACCTGATAACACCACCACTAACTCTGGTGAAACCGATTGGGTCAAGGGTTCCATTCTTCTCATCTTTGCTACCCTTGCTTGGGCTTCCTTCTTCATCCTTCAG GCAGTGACATTAAGAAAATACCCAGCTCAGCTCTCACTAACTGCCATAGTGTGTTTCTTGGGAACACTGCAATCAATTGCAGTAACCTTTGTGATGGAGCACAGTCCAAATGTTTGGACCATTGGCTGGGACATGAACTTGCTAGCTGCAGCCTATGCT GGGATAGTGTCATCAGGTATTGCATACTATGTTCAAGGGATTGTGATGCAAAGAAGAGGACCAGTTTTTGTCACTGCTTTCAGCCCTTTGATGATGATCATTGTTGCTGTTATGGGATCTTTCATCCTTGCTGAAAACATATACCTTGGAGG TGTAATTGGAGCAATTCTTATAGTAGTGGGACTCTACTCGGTTCTATGGGGAAAATACAAGGAGCACAAAGAGAAAGAAGCAGAAAATATAATTACTGATGAACCAATTAAGTGCTGTGGTAACCAAATTGCAAGGTTGGAAACTgtgattgaagattcagaatcAAATGACATTGAGATGCAAAAGggtgatgataataataataataacgaaGCTTGCAACGAACTAAGCGTGACAATAATtagtaacaataataataatgataatgatgtTACAAAAGCTTGA